Proteins encoded in a region of the Desulfofalx alkaliphila DSM 12257 genome:
- a CDS encoding indolepyruvate ferredoxin oxidoreductase subunit alpha, producing MYMVSLDSSKCEGCGECVAPCPVSLMEMVDGKAEVTGDPAECMGCETCVEICPNDCFTVQEL from the coding sequence ATGTACATGGTATCTCTTGATTCAAGCAAATGTGAAGGTTGTGGCGAATGCGTAGCCCCATGCCCTGTTAGTTTAATGGAAATGGTAGACGGAAAAGCAGAAGTTACCGGCGATCCTGCAGAATGCATGGGTTGCGAAACCTGTGTTGAAATTTGCCCCAACGACTGCTTTACAGTACAAGAACTATAA